From a region of the Aquisalimonas asiatica genome:
- a CDS encoding class I adenylate-forming enzyme family protein, whose product MWATPVVPEIAREHHYGDRVVHCFRERPDHLNRLLPEALARVPDNDALVHGDRRLTYRALDEQVGKVAAGLAACGVGAGDRVALILGNRIEFVVLVLATWRLGAVAVPLNTRDSRSGYEHALGDSGALVLVHEPDVRERLPDNAALPGLAHRICTTAFDRLLQHGGRREPAAVAEEDVAAILYTSGTTGRPKGAMLTHLGIIHSLMHFTVCMGLEPGERSLITVPLSHVTGLVALMGTCLHAAGTLIIQSEFKARAFLELAARERMTHTVLVPAMYNLCLLDPAFDRFDLSAWRIGGYGGAPMPEVTIGKLAERLPDLQLMNAYGATETSSPVTMMPPAETGVRGDSIGVALPCARVAIMDDDGREVARGQPGELWVAGPMVVPGYWNNREATAREFTGGFWRSGDIGSMDADGFVYVFDRKKDMINRGGYKVFTTEVENVMLAHPGVAEVAVIGTPCPVLGERVHAFVVPTGSGLDESALLDHCAAELSDYKVPEGVILRQEPLPRNPNGKVLKRALRDAFAAQRSGGHGTG is encoded by the coding sequence ATGTGGGCCACACCTGTTGTACCGGAGATCGCTCGGGAGCATCACTACGGCGACCGTGTTGTGCACTGCTTTCGGGAGCGGCCGGACCACCTCAACCGACTGCTGCCGGAGGCCCTGGCCCGCGTACCCGACAACGACGCCCTGGTGCACGGTGACCGGCGCCTGACTTACCGGGCGCTGGACGAGCAGGTGGGGAAGGTGGCGGCCGGCCTTGCCGCTTGTGGTGTCGGTGCTGGCGACCGGGTGGCCCTGATTCTCGGTAACCGCATCGAGTTCGTGGTGCTGGTGCTGGCAACCTGGCGTCTGGGCGCCGTCGCCGTGCCCCTGAATACCCGCGACAGCCGCTCCGGCTACGAGCACGCCCTGGGGGACTCCGGGGCCCTGGTGCTGGTGCACGAGCCCGACGTCCGCGAACGGCTGCCCGACAACGCGGCCCTGCCGGGCCTGGCGCACCGCATCTGCACGACCGCCTTCGACCGCCTGCTGCAGCACGGCGGCCGCCGGGAGCCCGCCGCCGTGGCGGAGGAGGACGTGGCCGCCATTCTGTATACGTCCGGCACCACCGGCCGGCCCAAGGGCGCCATGCTGACCCACCTCGGCATTATCCACTCGCTGATGCACTTCACCGTCTGCATGGGGCTCGAGCCGGGCGAGCGCTCACTGATCACGGTGCCGCTCAGTCACGTCACCGGGCTGGTGGCGCTCATGGGCACGTGCCTGCACGCGGCCGGGACGCTGATCATCCAGAGCGAGTTCAAGGCGCGCGCTTTCCTGGAGCTGGCCGCCCGCGAGCGCATGACCCACACCGTGCTGGTGCCCGCCATGTACAACCTCTGCCTGCTGGATCCGGCGTTCGACCGGTTCGATCTCTCCGCCTGGCGGATCGGCGGCTACGGTGGGGCGCCCATGCCGGAGGTCACCATCGGCAAACTGGCGGAACGGCTGCCGGATCTGCAGCTCATGAACGCCTATGGCGCCACCGAGACCAGCTCCCCGGTCACCATGATGCCGCCCGCCGAGACCGGCGTCCGTGGTGACAGCATCGGCGTGGCGCTGCCCTGCGCCCGGGTGGCCATCATGGATGACGACGGCCGCGAGGTGGCGCGGGGCCAGCCCGGCGAGCTCTGGGTGGCCGGGCCCATGGTGGTGCCGGGGTACTGGAACAACCGGGAGGCAACGGCGCGGGAGTTCACCGGCGGGTTCTGGCGCTCGGGCGATATCGGCTCCATGGACGCGGACGGCTTCGTGTATGTCTTCGACCGCAAGAAGGACATGATCAACCGCGGTGGCTACAAGGTCTTCACCACGGAAGTGGAAAACGTCATGCTGGCGCACCCCGGTGTGGCGGAGGTGGCCGTGATCGGCACGCCGTGCCCGGTGCTGGGCGAGCGGGTGCACGCGTTCGTGGTGCCAACGGGGAGCGGTCTCGACGAGAGCGCCCTGCTGGACCATTGCGCCGCCGAGCTTTCCGACTACAAGGTACCGGAGGGGGTAATTCTCCGGCAGGAGCCGTTGCCGCGGAATCCGAACGGCAAGGTGCTCAAGCGCGCGCTGCGGGACGCGTTCGCGGCGCAGCGATCAGGCGGTCATGGGACGGGGTGA
- a CDS encoding Glu/Leu/Phe/Val family dehydrogenase, translating into MGQKHAVGGVSFRESVDHMVDHAIDIMGLDDGLREAMKACHSVLQVSFPVEIDGRAEMFTGWRATHSDHRLPVKGGIRYATQVDQDEVEALAALMTYKCAIVDVPFGGSKGGLMLDPKRYTRDQLEAITRRFARELIDKQYLSPAQNVPAPDMGTGPREMGWMVDTYRRLFPNDINYMGCVTGKPVEHGGVRGRNEATGRGVQYALREFFRNEEESDRAGLKGDLSGKRVIVQGLGNVGYHAAYFLSREDHALVTAVIESDGAVINEDGLDIDALSNHKLAHGGVEGFQGGIFEPDGSKVLELDCDILIPAALEGVITTDNAASIKANLIAEAANGPVTFEADAMLQARGVEIIPDAYCNAGGVIVSYFEWIRNLAHIRFGRLEKRFHEARGQHIISGIEMASGAQVPDWIRDELVRGADEFDLVRSGLDDSMRLAFREIMDKRRSNDAIKDYRMAAYVLAIEKIARSYRDIGY; encoded by the coding sequence ATGGGGCAGAAGCACGCGGTTGGCGGCGTTTCATTCCGCGAGAGCGTCGATCACATGGTCGACCATGCCATCGATATCATGGGTCTGGATGACGGGTTGCGCGAGGCCATGAAGGCCTGCCACTCCGTGCTGCAGGTGTCGTTTCCGGTGGAGATCGACGGCCGCGCCGAGATGTTCACCGGCTGGCGGGCCACCCACAGCGACCACCGCCTGCCCGTCAAGGGCGGCATCCGCTACGCCACCCAGGTGGATCAGGACGAGGTCGAGGCGCTGGCGGCGCTCATGACCTACAAGTGCGCCATTGTCGATGTGCCGTTCGGTGGCTCCAAGGGCGGCCTGATGCTCGACCCCAAGCGCTATACCCGCGACCAGCTCGAGGCCATTACCCGCCGCTTTGCCCGGGAGCTGATCGACAAGCAATACCTCAGCCCGGCGCAGAACGTGCCGGCACCGGACATGGGCACCGGCCCGCGGGAGATGGGCTGGATGGTCGATACCTACCGTCGGCTCTTCCCCAACGACATCAATTACATGGGCTGTGTCACCGGCAAGCCGGTGGAGCACGGTGGCGTGCGCGGGCGTAACGAGGCCACCGGCCGCGGTGTGCAGTACGCCCTGCGCGAGTTCTTCCGCAACGAGGAAGAGAGTGATCGCGCCGGGCTCAAGGGGGATCTGTCGGGCAAGCGCGTGATCGTCCAGGGGCTCGGCAACGTGGGCTATCACGCCGCGTACTTCCTGAGCCGGGAGGACCACGCTCTGGTCACGGCGGTGATCGAGAGCGATGGTGCCGTCATCAACGAGGACGGCCTGGACATCGACGCCCTGTCGAATCACAAGCTGGCCCATGGCGGTGTCGAAGGGTTCCAGGGCGGCATCTTCGAGCCGGATGGCAGCAAGGTGCTGGAGCTGGACTGTGACATCCTGATCCCGGCTGCGCTGGAGGGTGTGATCACCACGGACAATGCCGCCAGTATCAAGGCCAACCTGATCGCCGAGGCGGCCAACGGGCCGGTGACCTTCGAGGCGGACGCCATGCTGCAGGCGCGCGGCGTGGAGATCATCCCGGACGCCTACTGCAACGCCGGCGGCGTCATCGTCTCCTATTTCGAGTGGATCCGGAACCTCGCCCACATCCGGTTCGGGCGTCTGGAGAAGCGCTTCCACGAGGCGCGCGGGCAGCACATCATCTCCGGGATCGAAATGGCAAGCGGTGCCCAGGTGCCCGACTGGATCCGGGACGAACTGGTACGGGGCGCTGACGAATTCGATCTGGTCCGCTCAGGGCTGGACGACAGCATGCGGCTCGCGTTCCGGGAAATCATGGATAAACGCCGCAGCAACGACGCCATCAAGGACTACCGTATGGCCGCCTACGTGCTGGCGATCGAGAAGATCGCCCGCTCTTACCGGGATATCGGTTACTGA
- a CDS encoding acetyl-CoA C-acetyltransferase — translation MSEAYIVAATRTAGGRKGGRLSGWHPADLAAQVINGLVDRAGADPALVEDVILGCVSQTGEQAMNVGRNAVLASKLPESVPGTTIDRQCGSSQQALHFAAQAVMAGSMDVVIAGGVESMSRVPMFSTIKLPQKAGMGHYMSPGIRQRYDGVEEFSQFMGAEMIAKKYGHSKEDLDRYSLQSHQRAMDAARSGRFEEEILPVPARSAEGGDDGELHTVDEGIRFDASLEGIAGVATLQEGGYISAANASQICDGASGVMVVSERGLKAMGVEPLARIHHMSVIGHDPVIMLEAPLPATEQALKKTGLSADAIDAFEVNEAFAPVPLAWLSATGADPERMNINGGAIALGHPLGSSGTKLMTTLVHALKQRQGRYGLQTMCEGGGMANVTIIERL, via the coding sequence ATGAGCGAAGCGTATATCGTTGCCGCAACCCGCACGGCCGGCGGCCGCAAAGGCGGACGCCTGTCGGGCTGGCACCCGGCGGACCTGGCGGCACAGGTCATCAACGGGCTGGTGGACCGGGCCGGCGCCGATCCGGCGCTGGTGGAGGATGTGATTCTCGGCTGCGTCAGCCAGACGGGCGAACAGGCCATGAACGTCGGCCGCAACGCCGTGCTCGCGTCGAAGCTGCCGGAGTCGGTCCCGGGCACCACCATCGACCGCCAGTGCGGCTCCTCCCAGCAGGCGCTTCACTTCGCCGCCCAGGCGGTGATGGCCGGCTCCATGGACGTGGTCATCGCCGGCGGCGTCGAGAGCATGAGCCGCGTGCCGATGTTCTCCACCATCAAGCTGCCCCAGAAGGCCGGCATGGGCCACTACATGAGCCCGGGCATCCGTCAGCGCTACGACGGCGTCGAGGAGTTCAGCCAGTTCATGGGCGCCGAGATGATCGCGAAGAAGTACGGCCACTCGAAGGAGGATCTGGACCGCTACTCCCTGCAGAGCCATCAGCGCGCCATGGACGCGGCGCGCAGCGGCCGGTTCGAGGAGGAAATCCTGCCGGTACCGGCCCGCTCCGCCGAAGGCGGTGACGACGGCGAACTGCATACGGTGGACGAAGGCATCCGCTTCGACGCCTCCCTGGAGGGGATCGCCGGTGTCGCGACCCTGCAGGAGGGTGGTTACATCAGCGCGGCCAACGCCAGCCAGATCTGCGACGGTGCCAGCGGCGTCATGGTCGTTAGTGAACGCGGCCTGAAGGCGATGGGTGTGGAGCCACTGGCACGGATTCACCACATGAGCGTCATCGGCCACGACCCGGTGATCATGCTGGAAGCGCCGCTGCCGGCGACCGAGCAGGCTCTGAAGAAGACCGGGCTGTCGGCGGACGCCATCGATGCGTTCGAAGTGAATGAAGCCTTCGCCCCGGTGCCGCTGGCGTGGCTGTCCGCCACCGGTGCGGACCCGGAGCGGATGAACATCAATGGCGGCGCCATCGCTCTGGGGCATCCCCTGGGCAGCTCCGGGACCAAGCTCATGACCACACTGGTCCACGCCCTGAAGCAGCGCCAGGGCCGTTACGGTCTGCAGACCATGTGCGAAGGTGGCGGCATGGCGAACGTCACCATCATCGAGCGGTTGTAA
- a CDS encoding glutathione S-transferase family protein, producing MAEALIFYTNPMSRGRIVRWMLEELGIPYRTELLEYGGAMKSPEYLAINPMGKVPAILHGGTIVTESAAICAYLADAFPSAGLAPSPLSRGAYYRWLFFAAGPLEAAVMNRSMGVEPDAEQQVRIGCGDYGSVMETLARALVGGGFIADEHFTAADVYVGSQIGWGLENGMIEERELFRDYWVRVSDRDAYRRAAALDDEAMKAAE from the coding sequence ATGGCGGAAGCGCTGATTTTCTACACCAACCCCATGTCCCGCGGCCGCATCGTGCGCTGGATGCTGGAGGAGTTGGGCATTCCGTACCGTACCGAGCTGCTGGAGTACGGCGGGGCGATGAAATCCCCCGAGTACCTGGCCATCAATCCCATGGGCAAGGTGCCGGCCATCCTGCACGGTGGCACCATCGTCACGGAAAGCGCGGCGATCTGCGCCTATCTTGCCGACGCATTCCCGAGTGCCGGCCTTGCGCCGTCACCCCTGTCCCGTGGCGCCTACTACCGCTGGCTCTTCTTCGCGGCCGGCCCGCTGGAGGCGGCGGTGATGAATCGCAGCATGGGTGTGGAGCCCGACGCGGAGCAACAGGTGCGAATCGGCTGTGGCGACTACGGCTCCGTGATGGAGACCCTGGCCCGGGCCCTGGTGGGTGGCGGGTTCATTGCCGACGAGCATTTCACTGCGGCGGATGTCTATGTGGGCTCGCAGATCGGATGGGGTCTTGAAAACGGCATGATCGAGGAGCGTGAGCTGTTCCGCGACTACTGGGTCCGCGTCAGCGACCGCGATGCCTACCGCCGTGCCGCTGCACTGGACGATGAAGCCATGAAGGCAGCGGAGTAA
- a CDS encoding bile acid:sodium symporter family protein has protein sequence MENDVNLLLDVMLPLTLMFIMFGMGMTLTLRDFIRLKDYPRALVAGLGGQLVLLPIVGFLLAMTWGLGPELAIGLIILAACPGGTTSNLTTHLAHGDRPLSITLTAATSCIVVLTIPVLAALAMDYFLGSAPDDIPSPVVQIMFGVFVFTLLPLSLGMMVRRFAPRFAHRIGPLYDKFAALAFMFIVLAVVWAERDDIMALLPQVGSVVIALNVIMVALGLLMASLLSLHLRQRLTVAIEIGLQNTPLGMAIAGTLLHGVRGLDGETMLMPAALYGLIMFIPATALILFGRKRLPSPHAGMASDQATAPQT, from the coding sequence ATGGAGAACGACGTCAACCTGTTACTGGATGTCATGCTGCCGCTGACCCTGATGTTCATCATGTTCGGCATGGGCATGACCCTGACCCTGCGGGATTTCATCCGCCTCAAGGATTACCCGCGCGCGCTGGTGGCGGGGCTGGGTGGTCAGCTCGTCCTGCTGCCCATCGTCGGTTTCCTGCTGGCCATGACCTGGGGGCTCGGCCCCGAACTTGCCATCGGCCTGATCATCCTCGCGGCCTGCCCCGGCGGCACCACATCCAATCTCACCACCCACCTGGCCCACGGCGACCGCCCACTGTCCATCACGCTGACCGCGGCAACCAGCTGCATCGTGGTTCTCACCATTCCGGTGCTCGCGGCCCTGGCCATGGATTACTTCCTGGGCTCGGCGCCGGACGATATTCCGTCGCCGGTGGTTCAGATCATGTTCGGGGTGTTCGTGTTCACGCTGCTGCCCCTGTCCCTCGGGATGATGGTGCGGCGCTTTGCGCCCCGCTTCGCCCACCGTATCGGGCCGCTCTACGACAAGTTCGCCGCCCTGGCCTTCATGTTCATCGTGCTTGCGGTGGTCTGGGCCGAGCGGGACGACATCATGGCGCTGTTGCCCCAGGTCGGCTCAGTGGTGATCGCGCTGAACGTCATCATGGTGGCCCTGGGCCTGCTCATGGCGTCGCTGCTGTCGCTGCATCTGCGTCAGCGCCTCACCGTGGCCATCGAGATCGGCCTGCAGAACACGCCCCTGGGCATGGCCATCGCCGGGACACTGCTGCACGGCGTGCGGGGGCTGGACGGTGAAACCATGCTGATGCCCGCGGCCCTGTACGGCCTGATCATGTTCATCCCCGCCACGGCGCTGATCCTGTTCGGGCGCAAGCGACTGCCTTCACCCCATGCCGGTATGGCATCGGACCAGGCCACCGCTCCACAGACCTGA
- a CDS encoding NAD(P)H-dependent flavin oxidoreductase, translated as MTLPTILEENLRLPVIGSPLFIVSNPDLVIAQCKAGIVGSFPALNARPAEELEVWLQRITTELAEYKAAHPEKKVAPYAVNQIVHQSNDRLEHDLEMCVKYEVPIVITSLRAPTEAIPAVHSYGGLVFHDVINVRHAQKAIEAGVDGLILVCTGAGGHAGTLSPFALVSEIRSFYDGPIILSGAITRGEHILAAQSMGADLAYMGTRFIATEEANAAPDYKSMIVDSSAGDVVYTNLFTGVHGNYLGGSITRAGLDPNDLPEADKSKMSFGSGGSSKNKAWKDIWGAGQGVGSIRDVRPAGEVVTNLEREYVAAQRRMAGQIWAMETAVDPV; from the coding sequence ATGACTCTGCCAACGATTCTCGAGGAGAACCTGCGGCTGCCGGTAATCGGCTCGCCCCTGTTCATTGTCTCCAACCCGGACCTGGTCATCGCTCAGTGCAAGGCGGGCATTGTCGGCTCGTTCCCGGCACTCAACGCCCGCCCCGCCGAGGAGCTGGAGGTCTGGCTGCAGCGCATCACCACCGAGCTCGCCGAGTACAAGGCCGCGCACCCGGAGAAGAAGGTGGCGCCCTACGCCGTGAACCAGATCGTGCACCAGAGCAACGACCGCCTGGAACATGACCTGGAGATGTGCGTGAAGTACGAGGTGCCCATCGTCATCACCAGCCTGCGCGCCCCCACCGAGGCGATCCCGGCGGTGCACTCCTATGGCGGGCTGGTGTTCCACGACGTCATCAACGTGCGCCATGCGCAGAAGGCGATCGAGGCGGGCGTGGACGGCCTGATCCTGGTATGCACCGGCGCCGGCGGCCACGCCGGCACCCTCAGCCCGTTCGCCCTGGTCTCGGAGATCCGCAGCTTCTACGACGGGCCGATCATCCTCTCCGGCGCCATCACCCGCGGCGAACATATCCTCGCCGCCCAGAGCATGGGAGCGGACCTGGCCTACATGGGCACCCGCTTCATCGCCACCGAGGAAGCCAACGCGGCGCCGGACTACAAGTCCATGATCGTCGACTCCAGCGCCGGAGACGTGGTCTACACCAACCTGTTCACCGGCGTACACGGCAACTACCTGGGCGGCAGTATCACCCGCGCCGGCCTGGACCCGAACGACCTGCCGGAAGCCGACAAGAGCAAGATGTCCTTCGGCTCCGGCGGCAGCAGCAAGAACAAGGCGTGGAAGGACATCTGGGGTGCCGGCCAGGGCGTCGGCAGCATCCGTGATGTCCGCCCCGCGGGCGAGGTGGTCACCAATCTCGAGCGGGAGTACGTCGCCGCGCAACGCCGCATGGCCGGCCAGATCTGGGCGATGGAAACCGCTGTCGACCCCGTCTGA